DNA sequence from the Pirellulales bacterium genome:
GACCACGATTTGGCCGGAGGAATACGACGATTGGTCGCTTGCCGACCGGCAGCGGGTCGAGGCCCTGCTGCATGGGGAGCCGCAGCAGGCGGCCGAACTCGAATACGTGCGCCAACATTCCGGTTTCTGCCGCCAGATCACCGTCACGTCCGCCGATCTCGAACGTTTGGCTGCCGCGTGACGATCATCCGCGTGCATCTGTCTTCATGCGCGGTTTTCCTGATGGACTCAAAACAGACCATCCACGTCGCGCTTGGCGAGCGAAGCTATCCGATCGAGATCGGCAGCGGAAACCTGCCGGAAACAGGCCGGTTTCTCAACGCACTCGGCGGCGCGGAGCACGTCGTGCTGATGACCGACTCCAACGTCGAGCCGCTGCACGCGCCAACGGTCGGAGATAGTCTCGCGGATGGCGGAGCGGAGGTCGATCTGGTGGTGGTCGAGGCGGGCGAGACCTCCAAGTCGGCGGCAGTCGCCGACGCGGCCTGGCAGAAGCTGCTGGAACTCGGCGCCGACCGCCGGACGGTCGTCATCGCGCTCGGTGGCGGAGTGGTCGGCGATCTGGCCGGATTCGTGGCGGCGACGTATGCCCGCGGAATTCGGTTCCTGCAAATCCCGACGACGTTATTGGCTCAAGTCGATAGCTCCGTGGGCGGAAAGGTCGGGATCAATCTGCCGGGCGCGAAGAACATGGTCGGGGCCTTTTGGCAGCCGCTCGGGGTGCTGATCGACACCGGCGTGCTCGGCACATTGCCGCGGCGCGAATTTGTCTCCGGTCTCGCCGAGGTGGTCAAATACGGAGTGATTCTTGATGCGGAGTTCTTCGGCTATTTGGAAGCGCACGCCGGGGAACTCGACGCCCGCCAGCCCGAAGTGCTCCGTCAGGTCATTGCCCGTTGTTGTCGTCTCAAGGCCGACGTGGTCGAGGCCGACGAGCGCGAGATCGCCGGCGGCCGAGCGGCGCTGAACTACGGCCACACGTTCGCCCACGCCCTCGAGGCGGTGGCGGGCTACGGCGAGCTGTTGCACGGCGAGGCGGTGTCGATCGGCATGATGTGCGCCGCGCGGTTGGCGGAGCGGCTGGGACGCGTCGATTCGGCGTTCGCGCGGCGGCAGGATGCCCTGCTGACGACGCTGGGGCTGCCGGTCCGTTGTCCGCCGGTGGATCACGACGCGCTAGTCGATGCCATGTCCCGCGACAAAAAGACCGAAGCCGGCCGGCTCCGTTTCGTGCTGCCGGATCGTTTGGGTCACGTCGAACTGGTCGGGGCTGTCGCGGCTGCTGACGTCCGAGCCGCGCTGGCGCCTTGACGGGCATTTCTAACCGCCAATGCGCAAAGGACGCCAAGTGGAAGCTGATGTGAATCTGTTGATCATC
Encoded proteins:
- the aroB gene encoding 3-dehydroquinate synthase produces the protein MDSKQTIHVALGERSYPIEIGSGNLPETGRFLNALGGAEHVVLMTDSNVEPLHAPTVGDSLADGGAEVDLVVVEAGETSKSAAVADAAWQKLLELGADRRTVVIALGGGVVGDLAGFVAATYARGIRFLQIPTTLLAQVDSSVGGKVGINLPGAKNMVGAFWQPLGVLIDTGVLGTLPRREFVSGLAEVVKYGVILDAEFFGYLEAHAGELDARQPEVLRQVIARCCRLKADVVEADEREIAGGRAALNYGHTFAHALEAVAGYGELLHGEAVSIGMMCAARLAERLGRVDSAFARRQDALLTTLGLPVRCPPVDHDALVDAMSRDKKTEAGRLRFVLPDRLGHVELVGAVAAADVRAALAP